A window of Candidatus Vicinibacter proximus contains these coding sequences:
- a CDS encoding phytoene/squalene synthase family protein: protein MNHRKLYDKVCILMSEQMTKEYSTSFSLGIRMFEKSLRQPIYAIYGFVRLADEIVDTFHGIDKAYYLKQIREETMSAISNRISLNPILHSFQETVHRYEIDSVYINAFLDSMEMDLDMTRFNFEEYKKYIYGSAEVVGLMCLKVFVKGDQAKFEELKDKAQALGSAFQKINFLRDIKSDFEERGRIYFPDLSDHHLTEVQKSSIEQDILMDFKKGLEGIKLLPVGSRLGVYVAFRYYYRLYLKISTARASALLEKRFRINNLHKLCLLFKTYIRYQLNLIR from the coding sequence ATGAATCATAGAAAGCTATATGATAAGGTTTGTATCCTTATGAGCGAACAGATGACAAAGGAATACAGTACCTCTTTCTCTTTGGGTATACGAATGTTTGAAAAATCTCTGCGCCAACCTATTTATGCAATTTATGGATTTGTAAGATTGGCAGATGAGATTGTAGATACTTTTCATGGGATTGATAAGGCTTATTATTTGAAACAAATCAGGGAAGAGACAATGTCTGCTATTTCAAATAGAATTAGTCTTAATCCTATACTGCATTCATTTCAGGAAACGGTCCATAGATATGAGATTGATTCTGTGTATATAAATGCTTTTCTGGACAGTATGGAAATGGACCTGGATATGACCCGTTTCAATTTTGAAGAGTATAAGAAATATATTTATGGTTCCGCAGAAGTGGTAGGATTGATGTGCTTAAAAGTATTTGTAAAGGGGGATCAAGCTAAATTTGAGGAGTTAAAGGATAAAGCACAAGCATTGGGTTCCGCTTTTCAGAAAATCAATTTTTTAAGGGATATTAAAAGTGACTTTGAAGAGAGGGGTAGAATCTATTTTCCTGATCTTTCCGATCATCATCTTACTGAGGTGCAAAAGTCATCGATAGAACAGGATATTTTAATGGATTTCAAAAAAGGATTAGAAGGGATCAAACTTCTGCCTGTGGGGTCAAGGCTTGGTGTTTATGTAGCCTTCCGGTATTATTATCGTTTGTATTTAAAGATTTCTACAGCCAGGGCCTCAGCCCTTCTTGAAAAAAGGTTCAGAATCAATAATTTGCACAAACTTTGTCTGCTTTTTAAAACCTATATCAGATATCAATTGAACCTGATCCGATAA
- a CDS encoding lycopene cyclase domain-containing protein: MNRNYQTNHKISWIIGMISMFMMVWAIMQPVVIQTLEREVTGILEVPIFETKMLYWIHHALAGIPVILLITLFPFFPGRFYFFKKWWKSILAGSFLFILWDFIFSKLGIWGFNEQYITGDNILGFPVEEIWWFPVIGMCSLFVHELISKIEINAINWGKGSLVTIFILMAGFYLANFEKMYSGVSAAVIMMALFACYRSGILAEIGKFSRSFLVILIPMILFDGLLTGMFTKQALVIYNVEEFSGLRIVSIPIEDFIFGYGFLAIIILLQNWFVNISKSAN, encoded by the coding sequence ATGAATAGGAATTACCAAACCAATCATAAGATCAGTTGGATTATTGGGATGATCTCAATGTTTATGATGGTTTGGGCCATAATGCAGCCTGTAGTTATACAAACTCTGGAGCGTGAAGTAACCGGAATATTAGAGGTACCAATTTTTGAAACGAAAATGTTGTATTGGATACATCACGCCTTAGCCGGAATTCCGGTAATTCTATTGATCACCTTGTTTCCTTTCTTTCCAGGGCGATTTTATTTTTTTAAGAAGTGGTGGAAGTCAATATTGGCAGGGTCATTCCTTTTTATTTTGTGGGATTTTATATTCAGTAAACTTGGAATTTGGGGTTTTAATGAGCAATACATTACTGGGGATAATATTTTGGGATTTCCTGTGGAAGAAATCTGGTGGTTTCCAGTCATTGGGATGTGTAGTTTATTTGTACACGAACTGATCAGTAAAATTGAGATAAATGCTATCAATTGGGGGAAGGGTTCATTGGTGACCATATTCATTTTGATGGCGGGATTTTACTTGGCGAATTTTGAAAAGATGTACTCCGGTGTATCTGCGGCAGTGATAATGATGGCTTTATTTGCCTGTTATCGAAGTGGAATTTTAGCAGAAATCGGAAAATTTTCAAGATCATTTTTAGTTATTTTAATTCCCATGATCTTATTTGATGGTTTGTTGACTGGAATGTTTACCAAACAAGCTTTGGTAATCTATAATGTTGAAGAGTTTTCAGGACTGAGAATTGTCAGTATTCCGATAGAAGATTTTATATTCGGATATGGATTTTTAGCCATAATAATTTTATTGCAAAATTGGTTTGTAAATATAAGTAAATCAGCTAATTAA